In one window of Bacteroidia bacterium DNA:
- a CDS encoding copper-translocating P-type ATPase — translation MACAACAISVESTLNNVDGVNKVNVNFATRTVQIDYNSDIVNPNDFKKAVEAFGYNLILESDSENSVEIEQTKDIKKLTRDVIGSFALSIPVFIMSMFFHHYHNLNWIMMFLTLFVIVIFGKSFYQIAFKQAKHGKANMDTLVALSTGFSFIFSFINTIYPQWLIKNGVEPHVYYESAAIIVSFILTGRLLESRSRLKTSSALKNLIGLQPKTITLVDGNEERDIDLRVAEPGMLIKVRPGERVPVDGIIVSGQSFVDESTITGEPIPNEKIQGEKVFAGTVNQSGVFIFEATGVGNNTVLGQIIKAVKHAQGSKAPVQNLADKIAGIFVPIVIGIALLSFCLWFFIGGFPYITHAVLTMVTVLVIACPCALGLATPTAIIVGVGKGAENGILIRDASSLENACKISVVAFDKTGTLTEGKPEVEEIVWEHGYNSDFNIAAILSAESASEHPLAKAISNYFLLKEYKIETITNFKSHAGLGITADIANTFIGIGNIKFLDSIGMKPSLHIIHESERLLQQGYTIVYAGLENKIISIIALTDKIKPTALKAITMLKEMKIKTILLTGDNTQTASIVSEKLGLDEFKAALLPAQKAEHIANIKQKGNIVAMIGDGINDAQALTEANVSMAMGKGSDIAIDVADLTIVSSDPVKVAQAIKLSKYTIKAVKQNLFWAFIYNIIGIPVAAGILFPFFGYLLNPMIAGAAMALSSVSVITNSLRLRYVKF, via the coding sequence ATGGCATGTGCCGCATGTGCTATTTCTGTTGAATCAACTTTAAATAATGTTGACGGCGTAAATAAAGTAAATGTAAATTTTGCAACCCGTACAGTTCAAATTGATTATAATTCAGACATTGTAAATCCAAACGATTTTAAAAAAGCTGTAGAAGCATTTGGTTATAACTTAATACTTGAATCCGATTCTGAAAATTCAGTTGAAATTGAACAAACAAAAGATATTAAAAAATTAACAAGGGATGTTATCGGTTCTTTTGCTTTATCGATTCCTGTATTTATTATGTCTATGTTTTTTCATCATTATCATAATTTAAATTGGATAATGATGTTTCTGACACTCTTTGTTATCGTAATTTTTGGAAAATCATTTTATCAGATTGCATTTAAACAGGCAAAACATGGAAAAGCTAACATGGATACACTTGTTGCTTTAAGTACCGGATTTTCTTTTATTTTTAGTTTTATAAATACTATATATCCACAATGGCTGATTAAAAATGGAGTCGAGCCACATGTATATTATGAGTCGGCCGCTATTATTGTAAGTTTTATTTTAACCGGCAGACTTTTAGAATCACGATCAAGACTTAAAACTTCATCGGCATTAAAGAATCTTATCGGACTTCAGCCAAAAACAATAACGTTAGTAGATGGTAACGAAGAAAGAGATATTGATTTGCGTGTTGCCGAACCTGGAATGTTAATAAAGGTAAGACCAGGTGAAAGAGTCCCTGTGGATGGAATAATAGTTTCAGGACAGTCATTCGTAGATGAAAGCACAATTACAGGCGAACCCATTCCTAATGAAAAAATACAGGGAGAAAAAGTTTTTGCAGGAACAGTTAATCAATCCGGAGTTTTTATTTTTGAAGCAACAGGCGTTGGAAACAATACTGTATTGGGACAAATAATAAAAGCCGTTAAGCATGCACAAGGCTCAAAAGCACCAGTTCAGAATTTAGCCGACAAAATTGCCGGAATTTTTGTACCTATTGTTATAGGAATTGCATTGTTAAGTTTTTGTTTATGGTTTTTTATTGGAGGCTTTCCTTATATTACGCATGCTGTTTTAACAATGGTTACTGTATTAGTAATTGCCTGTCCTTGTGCACTAGGATTAGCAACACCAACAGCAATAATTGTGGGCGTTGGAAAAGGAGCAGAAAATGGAATTTTAATTCGAGATGCTTCAAGCCTCGAAAATGCATGTAAAATTTCAGTAGTTGCATTTGACAAAACAGGTACTTTAACAGAAGGTAAACCAGAAGTTGAAGAGATTGTATGGGAGCATGGTTATAATTCTGACTTTAATATTGCCGCTATTTTATCGGCAGAATCAGCATCAGAGCACCCTTTGGCAAAAGCTATTTCAAATTATTTTTTACTAAAAGAATACAAAATTGAAACGATAACAAATTTTAAAAGTCACGCAGGTTTAGGAATAACAGCCGATATTGCTAATACTTTTATTGGTATAGGAAATATAAAGTTTCTGGATAGTATAGGGATGAAACCCAGTTTACATATAATACATGAATCTGAAAGACTACTACAACAAGGATATACTATTGTATATGCAGGTTTAGAAAATAAGATTATTTCTATAATTGCTTTAACTGATAAAATTAAACCGACAGCATTAAAAGCAATAACAATGTTAAAGGAAATGAAAATAAAAACTATTCTTTTAACCGGAGATAATACACAAACGGCAAGTATTGTTTCAGAAAAACTGGGATTAGATGAATTTAAAGCTGCACTTTTGCCAGCTCAGAAAGCCGAACATATTGCAAACATTAAACAAAAAGGAAATATTGTTGCAATGATTGGGGATGGAATTAATGATGCTCAGGCATTAACAGAAGCTAACGTAAGCATGGCAATGGGTAAAGGTTCAGATATTGCAATTGATGTTGCAGATTTAACCATTGTAAGCTCAGACCCTGTTAAAGTGGCACAAGCAATTAAATTATCTAAGTATACCATTAAAGCAGTTAAACAAAATTTATTCTGGGCTTTTATTTATAATATTATTGGGATTCCTGTAGCAGCAGGAATATTGTTCCCTTTCTTTGGTTATTTGTTAAATCCTATGATTGCAGGAGCTGCGATGGCATTAAGCTCTGTATCTGTTATTACAAATAGCTTAAGATTACGATATGTTAAATTTTAA